One Parafrankia discariae DNA segment encodes these proteins:
- a CDS encoding glycoside hydrolase family 16 protein, with amino-acid sequence MGTTGRQEPRMPGSGAGGAGGAATSTPQPAVERAMTPSKSPSTSPAPVAGRDDGAGLLWSDEFGGAAGAAPDPGTWITQTGFGWGDQELQCYTRDPRNLATDGHGNLVITTRREPSCDGARFSSARIETLGKRTMRYGYLETRAVLPTGRGAFPAVWLLGSDMPAVGWPASGELDVVEAVSTAPTTVHTNVHGVDTAGAHWQATWGNGGMYDAGADLAAAFHTYGLEWTPSALRFYFDGRLIRTVTREQVPVWLWDREHYVILNVAVNSQGAGATATDYPQRMGVDYLRVYATKP; translated from the coding sequence ATGGGCACCACAGGCCGGCAGGAGCCCCGGATGCCGGGATCAGGCGCGGGTGGCGCGGGTGGCGCGGCCACCAGCACGCCGCAGCCCGCCGTGGAGCGGGCGATGACCCCCTCGAAGAGCCCCTCGACCAGCCCCGCACCGGTCGCCGGGAGAGACGACGGCGCCGGTCTGCTGTGGTCGGACGAGTTCGGCGGCGCGGCGGGCGCGGCACCGGACCCGGGTACCTGGATCACCCAGACCGGCTTCGGCTGGGGCGACCAGGAGTTGCAGTGCTACACCCGCGACCCGCGGAACCTGGCGACCGACGGCCACGGCAACCTCGTGATCACCACGCGCAGGGAGCCGTCCTGCGACGGAGCGCGCTTCTCGTCCGCGCGGATCGAGACGCTCGGCAAGCGGACCATGCGCTACGGCTACCTGGAGACCCGGGCCGTGCTGCCGACCGGCCGCGGCGCCTTCCCGGCGGTGTGGCTCCTCGGCTCCGACATGCCGGCCGTCGGCTGGCCGGCCAGCGGCGAGCTGGACGTCGTCGAGGCCGTCTCGACGGCGCCCACGACCGTGCACACGAACGTCCACGGCGTGGACACCGCGGGAGCTCACTGGCAGGCCACCTGGGGCAACGGCGGGATGTACGACGCCGGGGCCGACCTCGCCGCGGCCTTCCACACCTACGGCCTGGAGTGGACGCCGTCCGCGCTGCGGTTCTACTTCGACGGCCGGCTCATCCGGACCGTCACCCGCGAGCAGGTTCCGGTCTGGCTGTGGGACCGGGAGCACTACGTGATCCTCAACGTGGCGGTGAACTCGCAGGGCGCGGGCGCCACGGCCACCGACTACCCGCAGCGGATGGGGGTCGACTACCTCCGCGTCTACGCCACCAAGCCCTGA
- a CDS encoding L-histidine N(alpha)-methyltransferase has protein sequence MTSRTPATAPETIPVPGRQPHPATTGNGSDPSGGPDEPARTDQTPQITVDRHLTDTERHASLAADVRAGLTSQPRELPPKWFYDATGSLLFDRITRLPEYYPTRREHAVLTAHAAEIVAACPAGTLIELGSGTSEKTRLLLDALRAAGVLRRFVPFDVDEETLLQAGQDILRAYPGISVHAVVGDFEHHLGLLPGARPGTGTGTGTGDSHGEGHREGHGDRRLVAFLGGTIGNLRPTARTAFLRALSDQFTDGDALLLGTDLVKDPRRLVAAYDDSAGVTAAFNRNVLSVINRELRADFDLRGFAHVAAWDAENSWIEMRLRSVRRQKVAVRALDLVARFDADEQMRTEISAKFTRDAIAAELAAAGLAVSHQWTDPDGDFALTLAVPS, from the coding sequence ATGACATCGAGGACACCGGCTACCGCCCCGGAGACGATTCCCGTGCCCGGCAGGCAGCCGCATCCCGCCACGACCGGCAACGGGTCCGACCCGTCGGGCGGACCCGACGAACCCGCCCGAACGGACCAGACCCCGCAGATCACCGTGGACCGCCACCTCACCGACACCGAACGGCACGCCTCGCTCGCCGCGGACGTGCGCGCCGGCCTGACCTCCCAACCCCGGGAGCTGCCGCCCAAGTGGTTCTACGACGCCACCGGCAGCCTGCTCTTCGACCGGATCACCCGCCTGCCCGAGTACTACCCGACCCGCCGCGAACACGCCGTGCTCACCGCGCACGCCGCCGAGATCGTGGCCGCCTGCCCGGCCGGCACCCTCATCGAGCTCGGCTCCGGCACCTCGGAGAAGACCCGCCTGCTCCTCGACGCGCTGCGCGCCGCCGGGGTGCTGCGCCGCTTCGTCCCCTTCGACGTGGACGAGGAGACCCTCCTCCAGGCCGGCCAGGACATCCTGCGGGCGTATCCGGGCATCTCGGTGCACGCGGTCGTCGGGGACTTCGAGCACCACCTCGGCCTCCTCCCCGGTGCCCGGCCCGGTACCGGCACCGGCACCGGCACCGGTGACAGCCACGGCGAAGGCCACCGAGAAGGCCACGGTGACCGGCGGCTCGTGGCCTTCCTCGGCGGAACCATCGGCAACCTGCGGCCCACGGCGCGCACCGCCTTCCTGCGCGCCCTGAGCGACCAGTTCACCGACGGCGACGCCCTGCTCCTCGGCACCGACCTGGTGAAGGACCCGCGGCGCCTCGTCGCGGCCTACGACGACAGCGCCGGCGTGACAGCCGCCTTCAACCGCAACGTCCTCTCGGTGATCAACCGGGAGCTGCGGGCCGACTTCGACCTGCGCGGATTCGCCCACGTCGCCGCCTGGGACGCGGAGAACTCCTGGATCGAGATGCGCCTGCGCAGCGTCCGCAGGCAGAAGGTCGCGGTTCGCGCCCTGGACCTGGTCGCCCGCTTCGACGCCGACGAGCAGATGCGCACCGAGATCAGCGCCAAGTTCACCCGCGACGCGATCGCCGCCGAGCTGGCCGCGGCCGGCCTGGCCGTCAGCCACCAGTGGACGGACCCGGACGGCGACTTCGCCCTGACCCTGGCAGTCCCCTCCTGA
- the ilvD gene encoding dihydroxy-acid dehydratase, translating to MPALRSRTTTHGRNMAGARALWRATGMTDDDFGKPIVAIANSFTQFVPGHVHLRDVGKIVADAVVGSGGVAKEFNTIAVDDGIAMGHGGMLYSLPSREIIADSVEYMVNAHCADALVCISNCDKITPGMLIAALRLDIPTVFVSGGAMESGNAVVTGGIVRSRLDLIDAMTAAVNPNVSDADLETIERSACPTCGSCSGMFTANSMNCLTEALGLALPGNGTTLATAAARRGLFVEAGRLVVDLARRYYEKDDEAVLPRSIATAAAFRNAFAVDVAMGGSTNTVLHLLAAAVEAEVGVTLDDIDQISRSVACLCKVAPSSTDYYMEDVHRAGGIPAILGELDRGGLLDPNVHSVHAASLREFLDRWDVRGTDPAPDAVELFHAAPGGVRTVEPFGSTNRWDTLDTDAKSGCIRSVEHAYSADGGLAVLRGNLAPDGAVVKTAGVDESQWTFRGPALVVESQEAAVDAILNKVVKAGDVIIVRYEGPRGGPGMQEMLYPTAFLKGRGLGPKCALITDGRFSGGSSGLSIGHVSPEAAHGGPIALVRDGDLVEIDIPRRRIDLLVPDAELAARRTEIEANGGYHPANRERVVSAALRAYAAMATSASTGAVRDVRLITG from the coding sequence ATGCCCGCTCTGCGTTCCCGCACCACCACCCACGGTCGCAACATGGCCGGTGCCCGCGCCCTGTGGCGGGCGACCGGAATGACCGACGACGACTTCGGCAAGCCGATCGTCGCGATCGCGAACAGCTTCACGCAGTTCGTTCCCGGACACGTCCACCTGCGGGACGTCGGGAAGATCGTCGCGGACGCGGTGGTCGGGTCGGGCGGGGTGGCCAAGGAGTTCAACACGATCGCCGTCGACGACGGGATCGCGATGGGCCACGGCGGCATGCTGTACTCCCTGCCGTCCAGGGAGATCATCGCGGACAGCGTCGAGTACATGGTCAACGCCCACTGCGCCGACGCGCTGGTCTGCATCTCGAACTGCGACAAGATCACTCCGGGGATGCTGATCGCCGCGCTGCGGCTCGACATCCCGACCGTCTTCGTCTCCGGCGGCGCGATGGAGTCCGGCAACGCCGTCGTCACCGGCGGCATCGTGCGCTCACGGCTCGACCTGATCGACGCGATGACCGCGGCGGTCAACCCGAACGTCAGCGACGCCGACCTCGAGACCATCGAGCGGTCCGCCTGCCCGACCTGCGGGTCCTGCTCCGGCATGTTCACGGCCAACTCGATGAACTGCCTGACCGAGGCCCTCGGTCTGGCGTTGCCGGGCAACGGGACGACGCTGGCCACCGCGGCGGCCCGGCGTGGCCTGTTCGTCGAGGCCGGTCGCCTGGTCGTCGACCTGGCCCGCCGGTACTACGAGAAGGACGACGAGGCCGTCCTGCCGCGCTCGATCGCGACCGCGGCGGCCTTCCGTAACGCGTTCGCGGTGGACGTCGCGATGGGCGGCTCGACGAACACCGTCCTGCACCTGCTCGCCGCCGCGGTCGAGGCCGAGGTCGGGGTGACCCTCGACGACATCGACCAGATCTCCCGCTCGGTGGCCTGCCTGTGCAAGGTGGCTCCCAGCTCGACCGACTACTACATGGAGGACGTCCACCGGGCCGGCGGAATCCCGGCGATCCTCGGCGAGCTCGACCGCGGCGGCCTGCTGGACCCGAACGTGCACAGCGTGCACGCGGCCAGCCTGCGCGAGTTCCTCGACCGCTGGGACGTTCGCGGCACCGACCCGGCTCCGGACGCGGTCGAGCTGTTCCACGCCGCGCCCGGCGGTGTGCGCACCGTCGAGCCGTTCGGCTCGACGAACCGCTGGGACACCCTCGACACCGACGCGAAGAGCGGCTGCATCCGCTCGGTGGAGCACGCCTACTCGGCCGACGGCGGCCTGGCCGTGCTGCGCGGCAACCTGGCGCCCGACGGCGCCGTGGTGAAGACGGCCGGCGTCGACGAGAGCCAGTGGACGTTCCGCGGACCCGCGCTGGTCGTCGAGAGCCAGGAGGCCGCGGTCGACGCGATCCTGAACAAGGTCGTCAAGGCGGGCGATGTGATCATCGTCCGGTACGAGGGCCCCCGCGGTGGCCCCGGCATGCAGGAGATGCTCTACCCGACGGCGTTCCTCAAGGGCCGTGGCCTCGGGCCGAAGTGCGCGCTGATCACCGACGGCCGCTTCTCCGGGGGCAGCTCGGGCCTGTCGATCGGCCACGTCTCCCCGGAGGCCGCGCACGGTGGCCCGATCGCGCTCGTCCGGGACGGAGACCTCGTCGAGATCGACATCCCGCGGCGCCGGATCGACCTGCTGGTGCCGGACGCCGAGCTCGCCGCGCGGCGGACCGAGATCGAGGCGAACGGCGGCTACCACCCGGCGAACCGGGAGCGTGTCGTGTCGGCCGCGCTGCGCGCCTACGCGGCCATGGCGACGTCCGCTTCGACCGGTGCCGTCCGTGACGTCCGGCTCATTACCGGCTGA
- the egtC gene encoding ergothioneine biosynthesis protein EgtC, producing the protein MCRHLAWLGAPRTLAALTLDRPSSLLRQSWAPRRMRHGTVNADGFGAGWYAPDLRPEPARYRRAVPMWTDASYASFAGAVTSGCVLAAVRSATVGMPVEETATAPFTDGRLLLSHNGRVSAAGALRVLADRPGAPVPDSRCDSALVAALLWESTSRLPLPRAVADVVLTLGGLSEPDGTPSRLNLLVTDGTQIVGSTWRDTLSYREEADGIIIASEPDDDESGWVDVPDQYLLVADTHKVTLSSLIS; encoded by the coding sequence GTGTGCCGTCACCTGGCCTGGCTCGGTGCTCCGCGCACGCTCGCGGCGCTGACCCTCGACCGGCCGTCCAGCCTGCTGCGCCAGTCCTGGGCGCCCCGCCGGATGCGGCACGGGACCGTCAACGCCGACGGCTTCGGCGCCGGCTGGTACGCGCCCGACCTGCGCCCCGAACCCGCCCGTTACCGGCGCGCGGTGCCGATGTGGACGGACGCGTCCTACGCTTCGTTCGCCGGCGCCGTGACCTCGGGCTGTGTGCTGGCCGCGGTGCGCAGTGCCACCGTCGGGATGCCCGTCGAGGAGACCGCGACCGCCCCGTTCACCGACGGCCGGCTGCTGCTGAGCCACAACGGGCGGGTGTCCGCCGCCGGGGCGCTGCGCGTGCTGGCGGACCGGCCCGGCGCGCCGGTGCCGGACTCCCGCTGCGACTCGGCCCTCGTGGCCGCCCTGCTGTGGGAGAGCACGTCCCGACTGCCGCTGCCGCGGGCCGTGGCGGACGTCGTCCTGACGCTGGGCGGGCTGAGCGAGCCGGACGGGACGCCGTCCCGGCTGAACCTGCTGGTGACCGACGGTACGCAGATCGTGGGGAGCACCTGGCGGGACACCCTCAGCTATCGGGAGGAGGCGGACGGGATCATCATCGCCAGTGAGCCAGATGATGACGAATCGGGTTGGGTCGACGTACCGGACCAATATCTCCTGGTGGCCGACACACACAAAGTCACTCTTAGTAGTTTGATCTCTTAG
- a CDS encoding conjugal transfer protein TraC, which produces MTARPPAVGGDAAWGDPIRYDAPGSGSGGATDGYDAGYEYDYDDADPIDPGHDPGRDADGFVDLGGSPRTRRRSAKTAAAHDRRSRRAERAAANAERAAMRRAQAALRRGAQPPKLLGSFAGRAYHKLRLPAHMETTAQIAGIYPFVVDSGLDAPGMYIGRHVWSGNSFDFDVFELYRQQVIENPNFAVFGAVGSRKSALLKTLISRGSAFGYQAAVPCDPKGEYTRLARRLGCEPTYIGPGMSTRLNPLDAPPRPRGIADADWAREVKRARSSLLSSLIETAKGVPLTPAEHTAVDLALDVVTRQITGATPDRWATPLLPHVLEAMTDPSEEDCSALPMTATELRDASRDATLTLRRLTHGALGGLFDGPTTSPLDFDRPIAVLNLERVQGSDEMIALIMTCAQAWMEAALMRQDGVQRYVVYDECWRLMRFAGLVRRLSAQQKLARQWGCANAIVAHRISDLLSASPDSVEIAKGLLAETAIRILYKQASDQIADTQEALGLTDVAADLLPRLDPGYALWLIQNRAFYVEHVVGDLEIPVVLNGSKMHGEVDDTNLVPDDLDPSELDPPELAPRAWTDPPGPPAFVRRAAAPALETGHPLGDPAPGIPGDRPGPADGHHDSGHHGDVHYNDGHHDGGYGYGHDPAEEVEENLVAGQPRWSAPSPAGDGFHHIQVGDPHGLDAPPRHGRGGHASGPDTAG; this is translated from the coding sequence GTGACCGCCCGCCCGCCCGCGGTGGGGGGCGACGCCGCCTGGGGCGACCCGATCCGTTACGACGCCCCTGGCAGCGGCTCCGGCGGCGCCACCGACGGCTACGACGCGGGCTACGAGTACGACTACGACGACGCCGACCCGATCGACCCGGGCCACGATCCGGGCCGTGACGCCGACGGGTTCGTCGACCTCGGCGGCAGCCCGCGCACCCGCCGCCGGAGCGCGAAGACCGCGGCGGCGCACGACCGCCGGTCGCGGCGGGCCGAACGGGCCGCGGCCAACGCGGAACGGGCCGCGATGCGGCGCGCGCAGGCCGCCCTGCGCCGCGGTGCGCAGCCCCCGAAGCTGCTCGGCTCGTTCGCCGGACGGGCGTACCACAAGCTGCGCCTGCCAGCTCACATGGAGACCACGGCCCAGATCGCCGGGATCTATCCGTTCGTCGTCGACTCCGGGCTCGACGCGCCCGGCATGTACATCGGCCGGCACGTCTGGTCGGGCAACTCGTTCGACTTCGACGTCTTCGAGCTCTACCGGCAGCAGGTGATCGAGAACCCGAACTTCGCGGTGTTCGGCGCGGTCGGCTCCCGGAAGTCCGCGCTGCTGAAGACGCTGATCTCCCGAGGCTCGGCCTTCGGCTACCAGGCCGCCGTCCCCTGTGACCCGAAGGGTGAGTACACCCGGCTGGCGCGCCGGCTGGGCTGCGAGCCGACCTACATCGGGCCTGGCATGTCCACCCGGCTCAACCCGCTGGACGCCCCGCCGCGCCCACGCGGCATCGCGGACGCCGACTGGGCCCGTGAGGTGAAGCGGGCGCGTTCGTCCCTGCTCTCGTCGCTGATCGAGACCGCGAAGGGGGTGCCGCTCACCCCGGCCGAGCACACCGCCGTCGATCTCGCGCTGGACGTCGTCACCCGGCAGATCACCGGCGCGACACCGGACCGCTGGGCCACCCCGCTGCTCCCGCACGTCCTGGAGGCGATGACCGACCCGAGCGAGGAGGACTGCTCGGCGCTGCCGATGACCGCCACCGAGCTGCGCGACGCGTCCCGGGACGCGACGCTGACCCTGCGCCGGCTGACGCACGGTGCCCTCGGTGGTCTCTTCGACGGACCGACGACGTCCCCGCTGGACTTCGACCGGCCGATCGCGGTGCTGAACCTGGAGCGGGTCCAGGGCAGCGACGAGATGATCGCGCTGATCATGACCTGCGCGCAGGCGTGGATGGAAGCCGCGCTGATGCGCCAGGACGGCGTGCAGCGCTACGTGGTCTACGACGAGTGCTGGCGGCTGATGCGCTTCGCCGGACTGGTCCGCCGGCTGTCGGCCCAGCAGAAACTGGCCCGCCAGTGGGGCTGCGCCAACGCGATCGTGGCGCACCGCATCTCCGACCTGCTCTCGGCCTCCCCCGACTCCGTGGAGATCGCCAAGGGCCTGCTCGCCGAGACGGCGATCCGCATCCTGTACAAGCAGGCGTCCGACCAGATCGCGGACACCCAGGAGGCCCTCGGGCTCACGGACGTGGCCGCCGACCTGCTCCCCCGGCTCGACCCCGGCTATGCGCTGTGGCTGATCCAGAACCGGGCGTTCTACGTCGAGCACGTCGTCGGCGACCTGGAGATTCCGGTCGTCCTCAACGGCTCCAAGATGCACGGCGAGGTCGACGACACCAACCTCGTGCCGGACGACCTGGACCCCAGCGAGCTCGACCCGCCTGAGCTCGCCCCCCGGGCGTGGACCGATCCCCCCGGGCCACCCGCCTTCGTGCGGCGGGCCGCCGCACCGGCGCTGGAGACCGGGCATCCGCTGGGAGACCCGGCGCCGGGCATCCCCGGCGACCGGCCCGGCCCGGCCGACGGCCATCACGACAGCGGCCACCACGGCGACGTCCACTACAACGATGGCCACCACGACGGTGGCTACGGGTACGGGCACGACCCGGCGGAGGAGGTCGAGGAGAACCTCGTCGCCGGGCAGCCGCGCTGGTCCGCGCCATCACCCGCCGGGGACGGCTTCCACCACATCCAGGTGGGCGACCCGCACGGCCTCGACGCGCCGCCGCGCCACGGCCGCGGCGGCCACGCGAGCGGGCCCGACACCGCCGGCTGA
- a CDS encoding nuclease-related domain-containing protein, which produces MAEYLRRRQLYAAERGDRSRRVMIIAAAGAVGAAVLAGLVCGAAGLASGVVAQVAVLAGLAVLGVLAARHYRVPPEIEAWRVDAEAERRTARSLDRLTRAGYTVLHDRQLADSAGNIDHLVIGPSGAWVVETDAHRGPIRQNAAGVWAGKVPLRAMLGLIAWMGEEATGQLVAELPSGWQLEAQSVVAFARTEVPNGLALVDGVLLLPMAGVADYILSAGVVLRPIDVAMLVDVAERVFPRYEVAGPPPSWPARSRLRGLLRR; this is translated from the coding sequence ATGGCCGAGTATCTGCGCCGAAGACAGTTGTACGCCGCTGAACGCGGCGACAGATCAAGACGAGTGATGATCATCGCGGCGGCGGGTGCCGTCGGTGCCGCCGTGCTCGCCGGGCTGGTGTGCGGTGCCGCCGGGCTGGCGAGCGGGGTGGTCGCGCAGGTCGCGGTGCTGGCCGGGCTGGCCGTGCTCGGCGTCCTGGCCGCCCGGCACTATCGCGTGCCGCCGGAGATCGAGGCCTGGCGGGTGGACGCGGAGGCCGAGCGCCGTACCGCCCGCTCGCTGGACCGTCTCACCCGGGCGGGCTACACCGTGCTGCACGACCGCCAGCTCGCCGACTCGGCGGGCAACATCGACCACCTGGTCATCGGCCCGTCGGGCGCCTGGGTGGTGGAGACCGACGCCCACCGTGGCCCGATCCGGCAGAACGCGGCCGGGGTGTGGGCGGGCAAGGTGCCGCTGCGCGCCATGCTCGGCCTGATCGCCTGGATGGGCGAGGAGGCCACCGGCCAGCTCGTCGCCGAGCTCCCCTCCGGATGGCAGCTCGAGGCCCAGTCGGTCGTCGCCTTCGCCCGTACCGAGGTGCCGAACGGCCTGGCGCTGGTCGACGGCGTGCTGCTGCTGCCGATGGCCGGAGTCGCCGACTACATCCTCTCCGCGGGGGTGGTGCTGCGCCCGATCGACGTGGCGATGCTGGTCGACGTCGCCGAGCGGGTGTTCCCGCGCTACGAGGTCGCCGGGCCGCCCCCGTCGTGGCCGGCCCGCTCCCGGCTGCGTGGCCTGCTGCGCCGGTGA
- the egtA gene encoding ergothioneine biosynthesis glutamate--cysteine ligase EgtA → MAPATAGAPVPGTGTGTATANRVGIETEWFVVDVANPHRPVPADETAAAVAARTGTDSPPQLPGGSRLTFEPGGQLELSGPPLDLTAAVNAMRADLAFVRGALARRRLGLVGMGVDPLRAPVRHTTASRYVAMEQHFLARDCDDGRTMMCSTASVQVNLDVGADATQAVERFRLAHALEPVLIAMFAASPLARGRRISWQSGRQAVWAGLDPSRTGPVLPDPAAPAAAWLAQADQDRPGDALGTPGAPGALDALGALGAPPTGEARLAWLWARYLHDAELMMVGEPDGRYQPVRNRTTFGDWMAGAGPVARPPTAQDLGWHATTLFPPVRPRGWLELRYLDAQPSDLWPVAVAVPAVLLDEPAAARAALAACLPVAGQGRLAAQLGLRDPELGRAAVACVDLALDALTRTGADPGLRAAVEAFANRYTRRGRSPADDLSARFEARGPAELLREEASQCVPVP, encoded by the coding sequence GTGGCCCCGGCCACCGCGGGCGCGCCGGTTCCGGGCACGGGCACGGGCACCGCCACGGCGAACCGGGTCGGCATCGAGACCGAGTGGTTCGTCGTCGACGTCGCGAACCCGCACCGGCCCGTCCCCGCGGACGAGACCGCCGCGGCGGTGGCGGCCCGCACGGGCACCGACTCGCCACCGCAGCTTCCCGGCGGCAGCCGGCTCACCTTCGAGCCGGGCGGCCAGCTCGAGCTCTCAGGGCCGCCGCTGGACCTGACCGCCGCCGTGAACGCGATGCGCGCCGACCTCGCGTTCGTCCGCGGGGCCCTCGCCCGGCGCCGGCTCGGGCTGGTCGGGATGGGGGTCGACCCGCTGCGCGCCCCGGTCCGCCACACCACCGCCTCCCGGTACGTGGCCATGGAGCAGCACTTCCTGGCGCGGGACTGCGACGACGGCCGGACGATGATGTGCTCGACCGCCTCCGTCCAGGTCAACCTGGACGTCGGCGCGGACGCGACCCAGGCCGTCGAGCGTTTCCGGCTCGCGCACGCGCTCGAGCCGGTGCTGATCGCCATGTTCGCCGCGTCGCCGCTGGCCCGGGGCCGGCGGATCTCCTGGCAGTCGGGCCGCCAGGCGGTCTGGGCCGGCCTCGACCCGAGCCGCACCGGGCCCGTCCTGCCCGACCCGGCGGCGCCCGCGGCGGCGTGGCTCGCCCAGGCGGACCAGGACAGGCCCGGCGACGCCCTCGGCACCCCCGGTGCCCCTGGCGCCCTTGATGCCCTCGGCGCCCTCGGCGCCCCGCCAACCGGGGAGGCGCGGCTGGCCTGGCTCTGGGCGCGCTACCTGCACGACGCGGAGCTCATGATGGTCGGCGAACCGGACGGGCGGTACCAGCCGGTCCGGAACCGGACGACCTTCGGGGACTGGATGGCCGGGGCGGGCCCGGTGGCCCGTCCCCCGACCGCCCAGGACCTCGGCTGGCACGCGACGACGCTGTTCCCGCCCGTCCGGCCGCGGGGCTGGCTGGAGCTGCGCTACCTGGACGCTCAGCCGTCCGACCTGTGGCCGGTGGCCGTCGCTGTGCCGGCGGTGCTCCTCGACGAGCCGGCGGCCGCTCGGGCCGCGCTCGCCGCCTGCCTCCCGGTCGCCGGGCAGGGGCGCCTGGCGGCCCAGCTCGGCCTGCGGGATCCGGAGCTGGGGCGCGCGGCGGTGGCGTGCGTCGACCTGGCCCTGGACGCGCTCACCCGTACCGGCGCCGATCCCGGTCTGCGGGCCGCGGTGGAGGCCTTCGCCAACCGTTACACGCGGCGCGGGCGCTCCCCGGCGGATGACCTGAGCGCGCGTTTCGAGGCGCGCGGGCCGGCTGAGCTGCTGCGTGAGGAGGCGTCCCAGTGCGTTCCGGTGCCTTGA
- the egtB gene encoding ergothioneine biosynthesis protein EgtB, producing the protein MRSGALTGSAPAAVHDAEALAAALAAARARSLAYTDLAEGDLLRQHSPLMSPLVWDLAHIGNYEEIWLLRALTGAAELRPGLDDVYDAFRHSRASRTALPLLGPDEARAYLRDVRGRTLDVLTGLDPDLLRAPETAGEAVARRARLLSGSFVYGMVIQHEHQHDETMLATLQLRAGPPVLADPRPTPPLAPAPPSPAGGASPVAVAAEVDEAAEVDEAAEVDEAAEVDEAAEVLVPAGEFTMGTSAEPWAYDNERPAHRVFVPAFHLGRYPVTNRAHLAFIADGGYDDERLWSAEGWAWRCQEGLTAPLFWSRDGDVWTRRRFGRVEPVPLDEPVQHVCWYEAEAHARWAGRRLPTEAEWEKACAHDPVTGRSRRYPWGDTNPTPELANLGHRIARPAPVGATPAGASPYGAEQMIGDVWEWTAGGFTPYPGFASFPYREYSEVFYPREAAPARFRVLRGGSWATDPSAVRSTFRNWDFPIRRQIFSGFRLARDADAS; encoded by the coding sequence GTGCGTTCCGGTGCCTTGACCGGCTCGGCGCCCGCCGCCGTCCACGACGCGGAGGCGCTGGCGGCGGCGCTGGCGGCGGCCCGGGCCCGGTCGCTCGCCTACACCGACCTCGCCGAGGGCGACCTGCTGCGCCAGCACTCACCGCTGATGTCACCGCTGGTCTGGGATCTCGCCCACATCGGCAACTACGAGGAGATCTGGCTGCTGCGCGCCCTGACCGGCGCGGCCGAGCTGCGGCCGGGCCTGGACGACGTCTACGACGCCTTCCGGCACAGCCGGGCCAGCCGGACCGCGCTGCCGCTGCTCGGCCCGGATGAGGCCCGCGCGTACCTGCGCGACGTCCGCGGGCGGACGCTGGACGTCCTGACCGGGCTGGACCCGGACCTGCTGCGCGCCCCGGAGACCGCCGGCGAGGCCGTGGCCCGGCGGGCTCGGCTGCTCTCGGGGTCGTTCGTCTACGGCATGGTCATCCAGCACGAGCACCAGCACGACGAGACGATGCTCGCGACGCTGCAGCTGCGCGCGGGCCCGCCCGTCCTGGCCGACCCGCGGCCGACGCCGCCGCTGGCACCGGCACCGCCGTCCCCGGCGGGCGGCGCCAGCCCGGTGGCCGTGGCGGCCGAGGTGGACGAGGCGGCCGAGGTGGACGAGGCGGCCGAGGTGGACGAGGCGGCCGAGGTGGACGAGGCGGCCGAGGTCCTGGTGCCGGCCGGGGAGTTCACCATGGGCACCTCCGCCGAACCCTGGGCGTACGACAACGAGCGGCCGGCGCACCGGGTGTTCGTGCCGGCCTTCCACCTCGGCCGCTACCCGGTCACCAACCGGGCCCACCTGGCCTTCATCGCGGACGGCGGCTACGACGACGAGCGGCTCTGGTCCGCCGAGGGCTGGGCGTGGCGCTGCCAGGAGGGCCTGACGGCGCCGCTTTTCTGGTCACGCGACGGCGACGTCTGGACACGCCGCCGATTCGGGCGGGTCGAACCGGTGCCTCTCGACGAGCCCGTGCAGCACGTGTGCTGGTATGAAGCCGAGGCCCACGCCCGCTGGGCCGGACGACGGCTGCCCACGGAGGCCGAGTGGGAGAAGGCGTGTGCGCACGACCCCGTCACCGGGCGTTCACGACGGTATCCATGGGGCGACACCAACCCGACTCCCGAGCTTGCGAACCTGGGGCACCGCATCGCGCGGCCCGCACCAGTGGGCGCCACTCCGGCCGGCGCGAGCCCGTACGGCGCCGAACAGATGATCGGGGACGTCTGGGAATGGACCGCCGGCGGGTTCACCCCTTACCCGGGCTTCGCGTCGTTCCCGTACCGGGAGTACAGCGAGGTCTTCTATCCTCGCGAGGCGGCCCCGGCCCGGTTCCGGGTGCTGCGCGGCGGCTCCTGGGCGACCGATCCCAGTGCCGTCCGGTCCACGTTCCGCAACTGGGACTTCCCGATCCGGCGACAGATCTTCTCCGGGTTCCGGCTCGCCCGCGACGCCGACGCCTCCTGA